One Bythopirellula goksoeyrii genomic window, GTATGGAACCTAACTATCGAATGATTGCTAGAGAAGGCTCGTGCGGAGGAGACCTTGCGAAAGAGAACAAATTAGAACGAACATACGAACTGTCCAGTTGAATACTATTGGTAATTCACGTTTTCCATCGAGAGATAGGTTCGTCCCATGAAAGCACAGCACATACTTTTCGTCAGCCGTAACACTGGCAGAGCGTTCACATTGGTAGAGCTGTTGGTCGTGATTGCCATCATTGGGGTTCTTGTCGCATTGCTCCTGCCGGCCATACAAGCGGCTCGGGAATCGGCACGAAGGTCGCAGTGCGTCAACAACTTCAAACAGATTGGCCTGGGAGTCCTAAACTTTGAAGTCTCGAATGGACACCTCCCCCCGGGCCGCCTCGGATGCGATTACGGATATCGCCCTGAGCCTTACTGTCCTTCTGATACTGAGGTACCGAAGCAAAGTGAGCTCGGCGGCTTTGCTGTGATCCTTCCCTACATGGAGCTTCAGTCTGGATATCTGCTCTTCGATTTGCAGGGTGAAGGCATGTTGATGGTAGGGGATGGCCCCGATCCATGGAAAAATAACACGGCTGCTCTCGACTTCCTCCGGACCCGCCCCCCGTTCTACGTGTGTCCCAGCGACCTCGCGGAACCACAAGTCGAAGGAGTCGAATACAACGACATTGAAGGGCTGGGGA contains:
- a CDS encoding DUF1559 family PulG-like putative transporter; amino-acid sequence: MKAQHILFVSRNTGRAFTLVELLVVIAIIGVLVALLLPAIQAARESARRSQCVNNFKQIGLGVLNFEVSNGHLPPGRLGCDYGYRPEPYCPSDTEVPKQSELGGFAVILPYMELQSGYLLFDLQGEGMLMVGDGPDPWKNNTAALDFLRTRPPFYVCPSDLAEPQVEGVEYNDIEGLGTGSYALCMGSNGPKYGILPDVKFENTGLFMYARTFALREVVDGMSRTFVAGETTNGHLKEFDTYNIWSQGIRHVTSLRNTENPLNTPPGIGTTRAMKATSTPLANGAFISNHPGGGNFVFGDGHAVFISENIDLETYRALSTRAGQEAVADNS